The genomic DNA tttatttatttatttataaattttcctttctatttcTAGTGTAGTTTTTCCTATGCACTCTCACTTaagtcattttatttgttttactgTTTGAATGTGAAAAAGTAACTtaattgtcattattattttcatttaattttgtgTTTGAATTGCATATCATACACAAGCTGTTACAATTTTCTTGGTCTGAGTGTTAAGCTACATCTTTGGATACAGAATTAATTTTGTGGCTAATGGAACAGATCTTTTTTGGTATTTTACTTGATATTGTTGTTTCTTGTAGTCTTTTTGATGGACTTTTCCCCTTTTCTACAAATGCCAAATTATGCCTTCTATTTACTTGTTTTCAGCATATGAAATTTTATCTGatgaagagaagagaaaaaattatgatatgtaTGGGGATGAGAGGGGCAGTCCTGGATTTAATGGGGGCAGTCCTGGATTTGATGCTGGCAATCCTGGGGACAACGGGGGATATACTTACTTCACAAGTGGTGGACCAGGTGGATGGCAACATATGGGTGGACAGGGAAATTCCAAGTCattctcattttcctttgggAACAGTGGTGGTCAGGGTTCATCCAATTTTGATCTCAATGAcattttctccaattttttcgGGGGAGATAAGAGTGGTGCTAGCCATTTTGGTGGTTTCAGTGGTTCATCCAGAACTCAGTCTGGTGGTTTTGGTGGTTCATCCAGAACTCAGTCTGGTGGTTTTGGTGGTTCATCTAGGAGTCAATCTAGTGGTTTCAGCGGTACATCCTGGACGCAGTCTGGGTCTGGGAACTATCCTAAGAGTATCCCGGACATAAATTCTCAGGTGTTTAAGAAAGAAATAGCTGACCAAGGGATCACTTGGCTATTGTTATCTTACTCTCCCACACTGAGTGGGATTCAGTATTATGAATCAATCATAGAGGAAGTTGCCACCTCATTGCAAGGAGCTTTAAAGGTATTTGTGCATTTTTCAGTGTGCTCTACCATTAAATGATCTGTTGATTATAATGTTGGAAAAATTGTTCTGGTGATTAAGGCATATTATAATTGTCAATTTTTTCTTACAGGCTGGAAGCATAAATTGTGAAAACGAACCAACTTTTTGCAAGGAGCTAGGAATATATCCCCGAAAAGCACCCAGAGTTTTTGTTTATTCATACAAAGCAATTCAAAGTGGTTCCTTGGTAGAGTACAAAGGTGATTGGGCTACGAAAAATTTAAAGGGTTTTTGCCAAGAACATTTGCCTATATTTTCAAAACGAGTTGACCTGGATACTTTTGACTTCTCCTCTGGCACTGTGGAACGGCTACCTAGGGTGATGCTTCTTTCTACCAAGAAGGACACTCCTGTGATATGGCGTGCCCTTAGTGGCTTGTATCGTAAACGATTCATCTTCTATGATGTAGAGGTAAGCCACAGCTCCTTGCAGACTTGTAACTTGAATTTTCTTAGCAATTATTAGCCCtctaattcttaattatttagaaattgttCACTGTAAAAGATTTTTATCCTTAATATTGGCAATCCATATGCTTTTACTATTCTTCTGCTTTGATACCTAAATTTGATGTAATTCCATTGAAAATACTGATTATGCTTGGCAAACTGATTTTGTTAGGCTCCGTTTGAAtcctgaaaattttgaggaaaagtaggaggtaaagaaaatagaggacaggaatggaaggaaaaaaaatgtaggttaaactaattaaattttttttgctgACCCTCCCAAATTAATTTCTCTTTCGccttctttttataaataatagagaatttgaaaatacgtaaatttttttaaaaatttcattatattcgattttcttttgtactttCCACTGTAAACAAAAGAAGAGATTTGGATTCCTTCTCACTCTTTTCCCCTTCCTTTGTACTCTCTGTGATCCAGACTGAGCCTTGGTGAATAGAAGTTTAGTACTTTCTGTGATCCAGAGAGCCTTGGTGAATAGAAGAAACCCTTTTTCATTGTAGGGAGCAAATCCAGTTTTTTTCTACCCTTAATATGTAGTAAATGCATTTCCATGCTTATGTAGGTTCATGATGCTTCTGACAAAGTGGTGAAGAAGTTAGGAGTTGATGCACTTCCAGCTATAGTTGGTTGGATGACAAATGGGGAGAAGCACGTATTAAGAACAGGGATTTCTGTGAAAGATTTGAATTCTGCAATTCAAGAACTCAGTACCTTGCTTAATGGCTTTgcaaaaaagaacaagaaggcAACCTCAAGTCAGACTAAAAAACCGGAGACTGAATCAATGGATAAACAGATACATTTGCTGACAGCATCAAATTTTGATGCTATTTGTGGAGAGACAATCCCAGTTTGCCTCATTGGTGTTTTCAGATCATCCAAAGCTAGAGAGAAGGTTGAATCTATCCTGTCTGTGGTAAGTAAAATCTTcttgaatatatatacatattttggGACTTTGGGTCAAGCTTATCTACTGCTCgagtatgaacaactcattttTGCATATTTTCTGGCTGGAGCAAATAGTATGAAAATTTAATTGCCTTGGTAAATTGCAATAGCTCTGGAGTTGAACAACTTGTGAGCCTACTACTGTAATTTGtagaatttttgtttattagaATTATTGAGTGCATAATCTTATCTTAAGCTATAGTCCCAAGTGACTCAAGGAAACTGATTGTTATCTCAAAGAGTGGTAGCTATAGATGCTCACTTAAGTTATTAGTCTCTTATACTATTCTATGACAATTGATCGTGAATGAACAGTGCTAAATATGTGCATATGCATATTAGagtttctaattaaatttagttCAAACCAATGAATGATAGCTGTTTGATATGTACAATATATGTAACTCTTCTATGTGTACTTTTGTGAGATATGGTTTTACTCTGGTCATAACATCATATTTTGTTGTCTTATGTTTTTCTTCTAAAAGTTCATCTAAGCTGCAGTGATGTATTGTATTTGTCTGAAGCTGCATGAGAGTCACgccatttcaaatttttaagcCTGTTTGATGCAAAAGCACAtggttttgtattttatttctgATCAATCTGCTTGTGGGTCTCTATGGATATATTAATAGTGTCATagctttctttatattttagatGTATATGAATGTGCGTGCTTCCAAGTGGTGTTCTACCTTCTCCTATAGAAACTACAGGGTCCAGAAAGCAATTGATTGATTTGAAATAGCATCAATCCTAAAGTAATGGAATTTTCTATTCTGTGACCCCATTTGTAATCTAGGACTAAAGTTTTTAGTTTGCTCATGGTCCCTCATTTCAGGTCTCTCAGAAATCACTATCAAGGAGGCAGAACCCGTATTCTGGTTCTAAGGATTCTATTTCGTACACTCTCTTGGATGCCACCAAGCAGCCAGCATTCTTAACTGCATTTGACAATTCTGGATTCAAATCATTTGATAAGTTATTGATAGCCTACAAACCTCGGAAGGGGAAGTTTGCTGCATATACAAGGGAAATAACGGTAGAGGAGGTAGAGAGGTTTATCAGTTCAGTTCTCAATGGGGACATACAGTTTACCAAGATAAAACAGAAGCCTAAACTGAGGTGATGGCAAACGTGGTCTGTGAA from Vitis riparia cultivar Riparia Gloire de Montpellier isolate 1030 chromosome 8, EGFV_Vit.rip_1.0, whole genome shotgun sequence includes the following:
- the LOC117921250 gene encoding dnaJ protein ERDJ3A isoform X2, producing the protein MIQRSEPRMKIRGVALSIVVFALWLLIFSQAAKTLDPYKVLGVDRNASQREVQKAFHKLSLQYHPDKNKNKGAQEKFAQINNAYEILSDEEKRKNYDMYGDERGSPGFNGGSPGFDAGNPGDNGGYTYFTSGGPGGWQHMGGQGNSKSFSFSFGNSGGQGSSNFDLNDIFSNFFGGDKSGASHFGGFSGSSRTQSGGFGGSSRSQSSGFSGTSWTQSGSGNYPKSIPDINSQVFKKEIADQGITWLLLSYSPTLSGIQYYESIIEEVATSLQGALKAGSINCENEPTFCKELGIYPRKAPRVFVYSYKAIQSGSLVEYKGDWATKNLKGFCQEHLPIFSKRVDLDTFDFSSGTVERLPRVMLLSTKKDTPVIWRALSGLYRKRFIFYDVEVHDASDKVVKKLGVDALPAIVGWMTNGEKHVLRTGISVKDLNSAIQELSTLLNGFAKKNKKATSSQTKKPETESMDKQIHLLTASNFDAICGETIPVCLIGVFRSSKAREKVESILSVVSQKSLSRRQNPYSGSKDSISYTLLDATKQPAFLTAFDNSGFKSFDKLLIAYKPRKGKFAAYTREITVEEVERFISSVLNGDIQFTKIKQKPKLR
- the LOC117921250 gene encoding dnaJ protein ERDJ3A isoform X1 is translated as MIQRSEPRMKIRGVALSIVVFALWLLIFSQAAKTLDPYKVLGVDRNASQREVQKAFHKLSLQYHPDKNKNKGAQEKFAQINNAYEILSDEEKRKNYDMYGDERGSPGFNGGSPGFDAGNPGDNGGYTYFTSGGPGGWQHMGGQGNSKSFSFSFGNSGGQGSSNFDLNDIFSNFFGGDKSGASHFGGFSGSSRTQSGGFGGSSRTQSGGFGGSSRSQSSGFSGTSWTQSGSGNYPKSIPDINSQVFKKEIADQGITWLLLSYSPTLSGIQYYESIIEEVATSLQGALKAGSINCENEPTFCKELGIYPRKAPRVFVYSYKAIQSGSLVEYKGDWATKNLKGFCQEHLPIFSKRVDLDTFDFSSGTVERLPRVMLLSTKKDTPVIWRALSGLYRKRFIFYDVEVHDASDKVVKKLGVDALPAIVGWMTNGEKHVLRTGISVKDLNSAIQELSTLLNGFAKKNKKATSSQTKKPETESMDKQIHLLTASNFDAICGETIPVCLIGVFRSSKAREKVESILSVVSQKSLSRRQNPYSGSKDSISYTLLDATKQPAFLTAFDNSGFKSFDKLLIAYKPRKGKFAAYTREITVEEVERFISSVLNGDIQFTKIKQKPKLR
- the LOC117921250 gene encoding dnaJ protein ERDJ3A isoform X3, which codes for MIQRSEPRMKIRGVALSIVVFALWLLIFSQAAKTLDPYKVLGVDRNASQREVQKAFHKLSLQYHPDKNKNKGAQEKFAQINNAYEILSDEEKRKNYDMYGDERGSPGFNGGSPGFDAGNPGDNGGYTYFTSGGPGGWQHMGGQGNSKSFSFSFGNSGGQGSSNFDLNDIFSNFFGGDKSGASHFGGFSGSSRTQSGGFGGSSRTQSGGFGGSSRSQSSGFSGTSWTQSGSGNYPKSIPDINSQVFKKEIADQGITWLLLSYSPTLSGIQYYESIIEEVATSLQGALKAGSINCENEPTFCKELGIYPRKAPRVFVYSYKAIQSGSLVEYKGDWATKNLKGFCQEHLPIFSKRVDLDTFDFSSGTVERLPRVMLLSTKKDTPVIWRALSGLYRKRFIFYDVEVHDASDKVVKKLGVDALPAIVGWMTNGEKHVLRTGISVKDLNSAIQELSTLLNGFAKKNKKATSSQTKKPETESMDKQIHLLTASNFDAICGETIPVCLIGVFRSSKAREKVESILSV